DNA from Larimichthys crocea isolate SSNF chromosome XIII, L_crocea_2.0, whole genome shotgun sequence:
TGTTATATGTCCAAATTTACTCCTGTCCTTGGAAACGACAGATTATCAGCATCTCGAGCTGTTCTGGAACTTGTGGGTTGTGAGATTGTCTTCTTAAAATGAAGGACTAGGAGataacacaacattttttattgaaagtCTTTTGGTCAGGGCGGCTGGTGAAGTCtgtatatttagatttttgtctGATCTTACCATAAAACTTGGTTTGAAGCAGTGCAAAGAAATACATTGTAACAGACAGCTAACTGACCTATTCTGATCATAAAAGTTTGACTTATCCCTTTCTCCAGGTTTCTGTCCTGGTCATGTGTCACACCAGAGAGCTGGCTTTTCAAATCAGCAAGGAGTATGAGAGATTCTCGAAATACATGCCCACTGTCAAGGTAAAAACTCTGATTTAACCTGATTCTTCCctttaaaaccaaaactgtGACTCCCTCAGCGCTTATACCACGTGTTCGTCTGCCTGCAGGTGGCAGTGTTCTTCGGAGGGCTGTCTATAAAGAAAGACGAGGAGGTGCTGAAGAAGGACTGTCCTCACATTGTGGTTGGAACACCGGGAAGGATCCTGGCGCTGACCCGCAACAAGACACTCAACCTGCGTCACATCAAACATTTCATCCTCGACGAGTGCGACAAGATGCTCGAGCAGCTCGGTCAGTGAACACGCCCTCCCGCATCCCTTCATATACTTACAGGATAAAGTACGTACGTGATCTGACTCTGCTGTCCTGTTCTTCAGACATGCGCAGAGACGTCCAGGAGATATTCCGCATGACTCCTCACGAGAAGCAGGTCATGATGTTCAGCGCCACCCTGAGCAAAGAGATCCGACCGGTCTGCAGAAAGTTCATGCAAGATGTAAATACGCTCCCTCCACACCTCCACCACTACTCCTCCCCCTGCTGTGCCACCCCCGCTGGGACAGCTGGTAACCGAGTCCATGTTGCCCTGCGACCTCCGTGAATCCAAGTTACAAGCAAGAAAGAAGTTTTACCTCCAAGCAGCCCCTTCAGCGCGTGGGGGGAAATGTGGGGGAAACGTCTGCACCCACTCTGCTGTCGTGTCATAGCCCGTTACCGCTGTGACTGGCCGACGCTGTGCCTCTGATGCAGCCTGTAAACATGCTGTATTACTCTAGTTCAGCCTGACTTAAAGCTACAATATGCAACTTTTTGTCATGCTCGTAGAAAGTAGTTTACAAACCTTAAAACAGTTGAAAAGAAAGTGTCGGGCCAGAAGGGAATCAGTCACAGCCACACAGTCCGGTAGCACGTTGGAATAGTGTTTTAACGTTAAGCCATGTTGCATACTGTAGCTTTGAGACCAAAGTTCACAAATTGTTCAGAAATGGCATCACTACAACTACCTGGCTTTAAGATAACCTGACAAGATTCACATATAAGCCAAGTGGCAGCATGTATCAAACTTCTTACACTTAAGAAAGCTCTAAAAAGACGAATTAGGAGTGATAAAGATTCACTACGAGCtgtaaaagacacatttatagTGACTCTCTGCTACCTATAGTAAGTCAGCTTTGTCACATGTATGTTCAGACTCAAGGATTTAACTTTAacgtcacagagtcacagaaatctttacatttcttttattttatttttttaatcatcagaaATGTCGTGTAGCAGAGAGGAGTcagagaaaaccaaaaaaatcagAGGAACCTTTTATTTACACTTCCTCTTCGCATCGAATCAAACGTATGTTTGCAGTTAACGGCTTACAAAAACGTTTAACCTGAAACAACTCTATTCTAAATTAAAAATTTTCTAAAAGGACCCAACATACCtgctaaaaacagctgtcacTCACGTCTCTCGTTACACCCACTCagtcacatatatatatatatatattagacaGGAATTAAAGATCAGCTAACAAAACAGGCATCAGATACCTTCCGATAGTCACAGTCAGCTGATGACGTGGATTCAGTGAAGGCCACTGACCTTTTTTAGCACTGCTTGTTTGGGTGGAGAGAAAGCAGCCAGTCCCAGCTGGTAGACTGACTGCAGGGCAGACGTTTTGACATTTGATAGCAGGAAACTCTCAGGTGTAATAATGATAGCTGGTCctgctattgtgtgtgtgtttgtgtgctggttCACTATCGCTGTTACTAAAACacttaatggaactgagccatcGTTActaaagtcaaaatgtctgctgtgcaaccagccAGTGCATAGATGATACTACGAGAGGCATCACAGAGGCTTCGCTTGCTGGTAGACTGTAGAGCTGGAAGCGTACCCAGTGTATGACTTTACTGTTGTCAGGTTGTAAGTAAGGAACCAGCACCAGCTTCAAGCTGCACAATAGCAAAACCACGAAACCAAAAAACAGACTAGAGTCGCATGATGCAGGGCAGGGATGTGAAGCTGGTTTGGGATGTGCTAAACTTAAATTAAGGCCAAGGAGTTAGATTAACTACATCAGGAACAACAGGAGGGAAGTACGGCTTTAGTGGCCTGCAGCTTTTTTGCAGGTTTCTGCTTGTTGAACTGGCGTTTTATATAAATCAAGATAAATTACTTTTATTGGCTTTCAAAGAACTTAATGCTCAATCAGTAACGAGCATTAGTCTCTTCATCAGCGTTCAGTCTAAGCCCTCGTGcaccaacacagagagagacagaagagaagttACAGTTaccaaaactgtattttctgatttcttcAAATACAGATGAAAGAAATATTCACGCTATGAATGATTTGGAACATTCGGTGCAGCTGCATTATATTTCACATCTGCACGCGTATTTGTGAGAAAAATGCTCGCAGTGTTCCGCTTTTTTATGGCCCTGCAACTTTAACTGCTTTGGTTCAGTTTCAACACTTGCAGCTGTAGGCAGCTGTTTACATCTGACTCTCTGTACAcgacctgcccagcaccaaacaacagacagacacagttacagACTAGCTGATTTAacttttagcagctaaagagacatttttttaaccaAACGAGCAAAAAAAGGAGTGAATGGACAGATGAGGAACGCcaatgttgctgtgtgtgtgagctgtgtgtcgGTTTTGGGTTGTGTTGAGTGTTTGCTGATAGATTTCAAATAGGAACTAACCAAAGAATGACTGGAGTGGACTAACGAGTGTGTGAATTTGGTGTGAAATCCAATTCAGAGCTCCTACGATCAATTGATCAGTGGATTAAAATCGATTTAAATAGTTACAGCGTCTCCATATTTTATGGCTTTAGTCATTGTACTTGACATTTCCTGCCGTTGCATAGACCAATGAATCGAGAACGTGGATTAATCAGCGTTGAAAATAACGGTTCATTGGTGCTGTAATCTAATTAATTACAGCTAGAATCACTGTAATTTGCATATGTCATTAGCATATTATTTGTCGTGTTGATGTGACGCATTGTCTCACCTTCAGGAGGCAGATAGGGATTAGTGCATAGATTgaaaaactttgtgtgtgtgtgtgtgtgtgtgtgtgtgtgtcatgagtgTTGTCACGacacctcccctctcttccaCCTGCCCTCCATTTCTTCCTCATACCCTTTATTGACACGTTTCCCTGCAtcccatcctctcctccccaCCCTCTAACCTGCCTTTAATAAATTCCACTTCCACGCCCCCTACCACCCTTTGTCCTTCCTCCAACCTTCTCGACACCTCCTAACCCTTTACAACTCCTGCCTGCTCCAGCCGATGGAAATCTTTGTGGACGACGAGACCAAGCTGACTCTGCACGGGCTGCAGCAGTACTACGTCAAGCTGAAGGAcaatgagaaaaacagaaagctcTTTGACCTCTTGGACGCACTAGAGTTCAATCAGGTACTACAGTGCGTTCTGTATGTTCAGCCTGCTGGGACAGAAAAGTGTTCTTCATGTCTCTATCGAAGCACTGGATGTGTGTTCGTTAGCAGCATGTTTATATGGGATAGACTTATGAACTCTTAAAGGGTCATGCTTCAAATGAAGTAGGTTGTACGATGTGTCACGACACCACGACTGaaagttaaagtgtgtgtaacTCTTGAGAAGATTTGGCCTTACGTAAATACTTAGTTCCTCTTGGACTACTGTAGCTGGTCCAGAATGGAGGACTGACACACTTTACACTACAAGTcaacattcatccattcatgcACATATTCAGTATAGTGAAGCCATGCAAGGTGTAATGCTCATTGACACGCACCAATGGTACAGCCTTCGGGGGTCagtatcttgtccaaggacGCTTTGACCTGTGGGATCAAACTGCTGATCCAATTAGTGGACCACCCGCTTTACCTCTAAGCCCCAGCTGCTTCTTCCTGCCTTCAAGCCACGTTAAAACCCTACACTCCTTCTGGACGATTGGCCTCCTGTTCACTCTGAGGACCCTGTGGTCCCTCATCTTGGTTAAATTGGAGAAGTCAGGACAGCAGAGTAACTGCACAGGCTGAAAACTCTCAGACTACACGTCCACCTCATGCtagattttactttttaaaaaacaaaacgaaacgAAGCAGTAGCAACACGCTTCAGGTTGTTTGAGAGAGATTACCCTTGTTCCAGTGGAGCTTGTAGACACTTTGGACAGCAAAGTTTTAGTCTGTCCTGAAAGGCTTTCATGGTTCTGCACCATCAGTGAGAAAACTTCCGAACCATCCTGTTTAATCACCTCCACAATCTTCTGTATTTTCTGCCATCACAAAGGGAGTTTCAGTCGTGGTTAGACGATCCAACTGCACTTCATCTGAAGCATTTAAAGGCCTTGGTTCTTAAGATGGATGCACAGATTGAATAGAGAGTTGTCGACAGTATCTGAGTGTGTCGTTGTGTTGTTCAGGTGGTGATCTTTGTCAAGTCTGTCCAGCGGTGCGTAGCTCTGGCTCAGCTGCTGGTGGAGCAAAACTTCCCAGCGATCGCCATCCATCGAGGAATGCCTCAGGAGGAACGGTAACCGCCCGTGTCTCATCTCGAGAAGTCTTTTCTTGTTGAGTTGTGGCGCAGCATACTGAGCTTCACTCATTgctgtgtttgtagtttgtcTCGCTACCAGCAGTTCAAAGACTTCCAGAGGAGAATCCTGGTGGCCACCAATCTGTTCGGACGAGGGATGGACATCGAGAGAGTCAACATCGCCTTTAACTACGACATGCCCGAAGACTCCGACACTTACCTACACAGGGTgaggctgtcacacacacacatacacagttgaACCCAATGTTTGTGCAGTGTGCACCGGACTGTCTGACCTGGATACAGACATGCACAAATTTAAACCCCAATTTATTCTCAGCTCTCAGCCCCAAGCCTGTTAGTTCATGCTGAAGACTTGAATTTTAAAAGTCTATTTTCACCTGCAGATGAATACGAATCCTAATAATCTAGTGCTCAAggatttttgtgtttctcaaactttttacaccacgtaccacctcagaaaGCATACAGCAGTGTAGAGCAACCCTATTCAGCTGTGGACAGTTCaaacaggaggcaggtttattcttAGAGAAAGAAGATTATTCAGAAGAAGATTATCTATTGTGGActgttcaagaaccagagcttaTTTACTCCCGATCAACACTTCTCTTCTTAATATTTCCCGTTTGGAGCCATGATCGCAGAGAGTTATTTTACCTCTTTACTATCTGCCCTTCACGTTATAACTCGGAACTAACTCATGGATGTGCATCATTATTATGTGTCTACAGAGCAAAATATTATTTGAAATTTAGCATTTgatatcatgttttatattaatttttAACGTTTAAGAAACCCTCAAAGATTCCTCTTCATACCATCAGAGGGAGGTCGTGCCACGGTTATTTAAAAGAGAAAGTAACGAGAGGTGGTCGTAAATATTTGAACCGACCCTGGGCTCATAAGCACTCGATCTTACCATAAATATTTCAGATctcgacatgattttggtcttTGAAACAGGATTAGAAAGGTTCATTAAATGTGAGATGAATGATACAGTTTTTTggacaaaaattaaaaaaacaatcattgcACATGGGAGTTGTTAACTATGAGACAAATATACAACGCTCTGCTGTAATCAGCCGGAAGTGTAACtaaggtgtgtgttgttgcaggtTGCCCGGGCGGGCAGGTTTGGCACGAAAGGTCTGGCTATCACGTTCGTGTCCGACGAAGGCGACGCCCGCACGCTCAACGACGTCCAGGACCGCTTCGAGGTGAACATCAGCGAGCTGCCCGACGAGATCGACATCTCCTCCTACAGTAAGTTCACGTCCACTCTGCAGGATTCATTCAAAGTTTATTCAAAGTTCACCTCCGCTAAcactccccccccccttcttgCTGTCCCTGCAGTTGAACCAGCGCGATAGACGAGCCGGACGCTCCCCTCGGGGGCTCGCAGTCACTTTGTATTTGAAGTTTCACTCTGATGGTAGATGCAGACTGTCTTTATATAAACCCTGGCATGTCAGACAGCAGATATAACCCTGTGACGTTTGCTCTTTGAAAGATTGAAAGCAATACAGCCGTAGTACAGCTCCCTCTGCAGAGGAGAAAGCAGGACAGAatttgtttaataatgtttgttttatttaaatttctaaCGTCAGTATTTGTTAATGGATATTTAATTTTGATATTGAGTTGTTTTATGGAGGATTGCTGGTTTTCTAGATGTGATAAGTTGTTAACAGAACACTGTTCACTGCTGTGTGAagtaataaatctgttttttttgcctggtTAAGTCTCTGATTCATTCTTCATCCAACAAATCCCACAAAGAAACCAACAATACGATCTTTGACATCTCAGTCATTTCCTGAACACTAAAGCTTTTATCAAATTCTCCTTcaacaggaaagaggaaattGTGCATTGTTGGTGGgcactattttcagcagtggattaatacacatttgggaATGTGGTGAGTATTTCTCACCGCAGGATCAGAGCTGCTTTATCCTGTAGACGTGCTGTAAAGGCCGCGTCtactttactttaaaacatTGCTTGTAAccagtgtagttgctgattgcaaccccttagcctcatcctctccttcccaGCGTGTTGATGGCTGTGGAAGAGgagtctgtagatataaaaatctcattctaaggtaacaaaacatttttaaattcttatttattttcaggtgattaaacaccaataaaaacataatttctgccatattctattAATAGAGCatcttaaatctgacacactggaccttttcaATATGTGCCTCAGTGGAGGGGTCAGAACAGTCAGCTACCTTTTAACATGTTTGTGAAAGAGGAAGTAGAGCAGGAGTCCAACAGGACGACGaggcaggaagcagagagatAACTGCTGATCAGTTCACTTTGCAAGGACGCAagcatgtctttttttttgacacatcaTTGTTTTTTGTCAACTCGTGGCTAAACTTTCACAGCCCAGTGTGAAGTTTCTGCTGTCGGTGCACCCTGTGTGGTTagtgtctcctctcatgtccGACATGTTTTGGCCTTTCCCTTCACTACTCACTGATTGGACACAGATAGTCAATTTGAACCAACAGCATTTACGGCTGTGTTTGGGGTCTTACCTCCAACTCTGTAGCTACATAAACATAAAGTGGACTTTGTAGCATTTGTCTCCTTATTGGCTAAACGTTGGATTTTTCTGAGGTGGAGGTCTCTTGCTCTTGCTCCGTCCTCTTACTCGTCTCGGATCAGGGACATTCTTTAATTTGACAATACACGGTTCACTTGCAATGTTTAATAAAACTTGATTTTTACTGTTTGTCTCTGAGTTTTTCTTAGTGTGAATTTATAATATGTAGGGAGCGTTACTTATCTACTTCTGTTCAAGTGAATTTCATGCTTGACTTTTAATCAGTAGTGGGTGACcaatttgtgtgtcttttttcttgtttttgtcttatgttatttcctttttctcAATTTGATGCgttttctttttgtactttCTATTTTACATGGTATTAATACTCGAAATGTTACCTTTTGATACTGGTGTGTCACTGAATTCTGCAGCATATTTTAGTAGGCTGTGTTCAAATCAATTAAAACCATACGcatgtcagtttttatttcagctctgctgtctttctttGGCAGCGATTAGAAACAGATGGCCCCCCGTCAGTCCAAGCTGGGGAATGAGCTAGACATGAGGCATTTATGGCCATCGTACCTCTGACTGAAACCCGGCCATGTGCAGATCTTCTTCACTTTGATCAAAGCTTTCTCAAACATCTTGTCAGCGGCGCATTGATGTTTGTGCCAAAGCGAGCCTCATTAGTCGCCTACAAATGAAACCATTAGCCTGGCAAGACGCCTTCAGAGTGGACTCGTGTCAATGAAAGAGTGACTCCTTCAGCATGTGGAcaaatatcaaaatagttgattttatttatactgtattaaAGTTATAAACACACATCAGGCAGTGGTTTTACACATCACCATACAGACATGGGAATCAATCAATCTTGTGGATTATCTCCCAAAGCTAATTACAGTACAGTGATAATCATTTCTCTCGCCACTCCCCCTCTGCCAAGTCTTCTTGTcgcagaaacaaataaaaactatcAAACAATCGGTGGTTTTTCAACAAACCTAAGCTGACCAAACCATGGTTTGGATGTCATTGTAATTACAACGTGCCCTGTATCAGGGCTTCAGGGCGATTCATCAGTAAAATGTCAAGACTCAGTGATGCTTGAATCTCATTTGCAGCTTGGAAAACCTGTTAGAACTTCAAGTCCGAGAcagttaaaatcatttttttaaaatagccaTACAGTTATCATTTCATCCTTCATATCATAACAATTAAAGTTCATCCtacacatttagacatttagacaCTAAGTTCACCCACATGTAGAGCGTTGTGGCATAAGTTCAGATTCTGTAAAACCCTCTGAAAGCAGAAGGGAGTCGCAGaattaatgtttctttttttccttcagtcaGTTCTCTTCAGTTCTAAAGTGCTAAAGGTGTCTGAACACCTTTGACGGTGGAATTTAGGGAGCCGGGTCCGAGCCGCCAATCACACCGACTTTACCCAGTGATTGGACGGTGTGGTATGGaggtgtgaaagtgtgtgtggggttctgctgctgctgctctcgagctcccttttttctttgcttgtgtCACTTTATATAAACCGAGTGCAATGCCAAAGAAAGATTTTGAAGGAGAGACGGTCTGAAAGAGGCGCCTATATCCCCAATTCATTGTATCAAGACCAGGGTTGAGCGAATACTTCATATCCGGTACGTATAATGTAGTTTTTATGAGTATAATTTGtctaataaacaataaatattattattataagtctaagttacacaccaccaactatttcactgattttggttttctggttttcccctctgatgtcctccagctgctctacctcaaactctctgtgatttacagagtttcctgatggacagtgaagtaaactgctgccaactgtagctgctgttagctcagtttgttagccgggctgcccggactgtgagctcagagcaacgaggcagtgttagtgtttatacgacaggcgttttggaccaacgggaagaagaagaagaggaggaggaggtttttaggCCTGACAGGGAGAcggtgtcgtgctagaacaggagctgggcaagcaggctcagcagcctctatgggcATAATGTCCGAGGTGAAAAAACCAAAGGGGATGTTAACGGAGGAAGCCatgagggaaaaggagagagttaCCAAActggacttcttgctgttggactagtaagtaatatttaGGGCgttgctatgtcttgtgttgttgaccttgcttgatgtttggctgtttgctcattttttatcataaataatgaaatcataacaaaaacacgtgtacagctgtccatatttaccacagtctGAAACTGTGGGTGCTTAATCACagaaataccaatttctatgtgatgttgctttaaaaaaccTTCTGTTAATAGTTTAATAACTTCTAAACAACCTCAGTCTTAAATTAACTACTTCTGACTAACTATGTCCGTCTACATCCTGTTTGAGCCGGAGCATTCAGAGTACAGCTACAGATAATTTAGTTGGTATTTAGTTGGTACACATGCAGGTAATGGTGTACTCGCTCATCCCTAGTTCAAACTATAAAGACAAGGCAGGTTTTCTGCATGTCTTCCAGTGTGGCCACTCAGAACAAGTATCAACACCGTCGCCTTTAAATGTGGTCTACTTCATCAAAAGCAAACTGAGATCCTCTCTGCTTTGATTTAGTGTTGTGCACTGTCATCACGCTGCTTTCAAGGCCGTGTTCATAAACCGATCTCAGGACAGCAGTGCTGATAATTACAAAACTCCTCCCACACCGTCATCTCCTACATCTACCACTTGTCCTGTACAAAACCTTTTGTTATGGAGCATCATTAAATTCTTGgtactcttcttttttttggcaactTCAGACTAATCTAAactaatgacacatttttatgagCCGTTCAAGTGACTGAACTGTCCGAGGGATTCATGGTTTATTGGTCCTGGGTCAGGGCTACTGTAGTTTGGGAGTCGTCTCTGCTTCCACTGCATTTCCTTCATCTTTGTACCATTGCTGAAGAAGTCCTTCGTCTTTAATTTTACCCATCAGGGCTATGACTtcataaaagcacaaaacactGAAGCTTTTCATTTCCCTTCGCACACAACTCTGCTTCTGATTAGTTTTACAGATTTAAACAGTAACATGAACTGATAAGTTGGGTCAATTTCAACAGCTTctttcaaaaatgtttgttaaacttttaaaaaaataaaaaaaaataaaagatggcCCAAGATCtttacacataacacacacgTATGTCACTCTGCTTTGAGTAATGCCTCCAGTGTATCATCAgcaacactgaaacatgttCTTCCTGTATTATTTTCTGCTACCAAACTCCATTTACAACTGCTGCAAACATCTGAATGTGATGTTAAGTCTACATTTGGCCAGTTATTcacaagaataataaaaaaaaaataaaatacaccaaACAAAAATGGGCCCAGAAAGCAAGGCACGTTGCCAATAGCTGTTTTGAAACAGTGTTTTAAGGGTGGAATTTCCCTTTCCCCAAAAGTTTTGACTCCGTGAAGTCTGTGTGGCCGTCGAACTTGCTGATCCTGAATGAGCACCCTATACCCTAGAAGCTTCCCTAAACAAACAGGCCTCGATCTTCCAGCTCCGCTGATTTGCAGCCTGATCTGTGCCGCTTTAATTCCTTCATGAACCACTGCGTCTTAGCAGATATTCTTTGGTCTGAGAGGGTGTTCCTCCCCTCTTCAACACCGTTCACATTGTACAGTCTGGATCAGTCGCTCAGCTCCAGCTGATGTCGTACTGCGTCCAGCCCTCTGGTGGAGCCAAGAACACCCTTCGACCTCGATACAAGAAGCTGACAACTCCTCGGTAACCTGTACGAGGAACTCCAGATTTCAAGTCATCCATCACCCCCAGATTTCGGGCGAAGACTTTAAAACTGTCCCGACTTGAGTACTGAACCCTGAAAGGTCCAGGGCCTTTTAAGCTGCCCCCTTGTTGGAGGTCCTCAATCTTTACCAGTTGGGCGCTGTAAACCTCTTTGATAAACTTTTCTTCATACTTCTCTTTAAGCAAATAAGACAAATCCTGTTTGGTAAAAGGCACAAATTCAGTGTTTAGCTTAATATAGCGAAGGTACTGGTCAAAGAATTGACCTAAACTGACGCCTTTCCGGCCAAAGGTGATAGTCCGGGAGATTTCCGGACGAATGCAGGAACGGCCCTTGCGCTGCTCCGGTTGACGCATCCAGTCGTCCCAGAAGGCAGAGGGCCATTTGGGTTCCAGTTCGTCCCACATGTCCTTCAGCAGCATCCAGCCCAGACCGGGGAAGAAGTCTGTTCTGTAGAGGAGCTCGGCTTTGGATGGATCCACCAAGGCGTCTCTGCCGTTGTCGTTCCAAGCGGAGACGCACCACAGGCTGGGGTCGGAGCTCAAGATCGGGTACAAGGCTCGGAAATACTCGAAGAAGTCGGGTGCAACCTAGAGGAAGGAGATGTCGGGAGTGAGATGTTACTGCTTTCAAACAGATCAAAAGAATCACTGAAAGGGATCGTGGGCTCATTTTCAAACCATATTATCCAGCCTTTGAAGTATAATTTCCCCTCCTTACAATGTGGTTATTTGTTATAGTTTGTCCATCAGTTccattagtaataataataaccaagTTAATAGCTAAGATCTGCAAACACAGCAACGTGCACAACAACAGGAGGTACAGGAGACGCCAAATGGAAACAGATTAGTCACTGGCCAGGCTGTTTGCAGTGCCTTACATGTGTCCTACGCAGATTTTTAGTagcttttaaaacagaaaactcatGTTTTATCTGGATATTTGTTTATCCATTCAtaccttttattatttaacagaGAAATGTGCTTTAAAGTAGATATCTTCTCCACAGATCTCCTCTTCTGATTAAATGCCTGCTGTTGATTACCCAATAAACATCAACGGTCAGAAAGTAACTTATGCTCAAAGTAGTTTTCGAAACAAATATTTGGTACTTTCAAGTAGTTTTACTTGTAGTTATGTTTCAGTAACATAACAGTACTTCTACTTGAGCACTCTTTACACCACTGATGAAAAGTAACTGTTGATTACACAAAGGTGTCATGGTATACCAATATTGACGATCACCGTGGTATGgaataatgaaatattgatgttATTTACACATTCTTTTCTTGTATGCTTTCATTCGGTTATTGGTTACATTTTTAGAAtagctgggaggcagaagaggcacTTTAGAAACCTGTGATTGACGTCATgtatacgctgtccattctttatactgtcaataaCAGAAAACACCCTCTGTCCTCTATCTTTAGACCCTTTTTATGGTCGTAGTGGAACAAAGGTGTGTTTTACCCAAGGACATttattaagataagataaaatgaTCCCGCACCGGAAAAATTCCCTTGTCGCAGCAGCTCGTATAAATCATGTCATTCCCAATCCCCTCATTTTTGATAGTCATCTCTCAACTCCCGACTaccaaaaaaaattaattttgtgcatttgaatctaatctaaacatCTGCATGTTGGATCCACTGGTGGATCTGTCAACCTAAAGATGGATTAGCCAAAGCAAACAGGGAGAGAGTGGTCTCTGAATTGTCAGTCATAAAAAAGAGGAAGCCAGTGGAGAACAGTTACATAAGTAAACCCAGATTTTCCTTGCTCACTGGCAAAATAATTGCCGATTTACAGGGCACAGTTTCTCCCCTGTGCTGCTGTTCGAAGTCAAAGTTActtattttctgctgctgtgacacttctgatgtttttttattcatttctagCAGCAGCTGtaaggagggtttttttttaaaataatttattgacATATTTATTCTCTGTTCAGTGCCAGCACATATAATGCAACCGGTTAGAAGCACGGATCTCAACATCCAGCTGTCGGTTCAGAGTATCTGATATTCTCTGCCgtctccaaaacacacacagtcctacaTACTTAAATAAGATGTATATGCTGTAGAGAGGCTCTCAGTGGAAACCAGTCTGGGCTTCGTGACAGCACACTAAA
Protein-coding regions in this window:
- the ddx39b gene encoding DEAD (Asp-Glu-Ala-Asp) box polypeptide 39B isoform X2, which translates into the protein MTENDVDNELLDYEEDEVEAAGVGDVGGAGGMSIRKEGVKGSYVSIHSSGFRDFLLKPELLRAIVDCGFEHPSEVQHECIPQAILGMDVLCQAKSGMGKTAVFVLATLQQLEPVTGQVSVLVMCHTRELAFQISKEYERFSKYMPTVKVAVFFGGLSIKKDEEVLKKDCPHIVVGTPGRILALTRNKTLNLRHIKHFILDECDKMLEQLDMRRDVQEIFRMTPHEKQVMMFSATLSKEIRPVCRKFMQDVVIFVKSVQRCVALAQLLVEQNFPAIAIHRGMPQEERLSRYQQFKDFQRRILVATNLFGRGMDIERVNIAFNYDMPEDSDTYLHRVARAGRFGTKGLAITFVSDEGDARTLNDVQDRFEVNISELPDEIDISSYIEPAR
- the ddx39b gene encoding DEAD (Asp-Glu-Ala-Asp) box polypeptide 39B isoform X1 → MTENDVDNELLDYEEDEVEAAGVGDVGGAGGMSIRKEGVKGSYVSIHSSGFRDFLLKPELLRAIVDCGFEHPSEVQHECIPQAILGMDVLCQAKSGMGKTAVFVLATLQQLEPVTGQVSVLVMCHTRELAFQISKEYERFSKYMPTVKVAVFFGGLSIKKDEEVLKKDCPHIVVGTPGRILALTRNKTLNLRHIKHFILDECDKMLEQLDMRRDVQEIFRMTPHEKQVMMFSATLSKEIRPVCRKFMQDPMEIFVDDETKLTLHGLQQYYVKLKDNEKNRKLFDLLDALEFNQVVIFVKSVQRCVALAQLLVEQNFPAIAIHRGMPQEERLSRYQQFKDFQRRILVATNLFGRGMDIERVNIAFNYDMPEDSDTYLHRVARAGRFGTKGLAITFVSDEGDARTLNDVQDRFEVNISELPDEIDISSYIEPAR